In Sphingobium sp. B2D3C, a genomic segment contains:
- a CDS encoding ParA family protein has product MISIAIANQKGGVGKTTTAINLATGLAATGHRTLLIDLDPQGNASTGMGVTTKDRARSSYDLLMGDCELDDAVIRTVVPGLDLIPATQDLSGAEIELIDVEQRTHRLANALNNTEAGRWEVCLIDCPPSLGLLTVNAMVAVQSILVPLQCEFFALEGLSQLLQTFERIRARFNPDLSILGVALTMYDRRNRLTDQVADDVRACLGDLVFKTVIPRNVRLSEAPSHGLPALIYDMRCAGSEAYMALARELIEKLPKETVAA; this is encoded by the coding sequence ATGATCAGCATTGCAATCGCGAACCAGAAAGGCGGCGTTGGCAAAACCACCACGGCGATCAATCTCGCTACTGGCTTGGCTGCCACTGGTCACCGCACCCTGCTGATCGATCTTGATCCGCAGGGCAATGCCTCCACGGGGATGGGGGTCACGACGAAGGATCGCGCGCGGTCGAGCTACGATCTTCTGATGGGGGACTGTGAGCTTGACGATGCGGTGATTCGCACGGTCGTGCCGGGCCTAGACCTCATTCCTGCCACACAGGATCTCTCTGGGGCTGAGATCGAACTGATCGATGTCGAGCAAAGGACCCATCGTCTTGCCAACGCTTTAAACAATACGGAGGCCGGTCGTTGGGAGGTCTGCCTGATTGACTGCCCGCCGTCGCTAGGGCTGTTGACGGTCAATGCCATGGTCGCGGTGCAGTCGATCCTTGTGCCGCTGCAATGCGAGTTCTTTGCCCTTGAGGGCCTGTCGCAGCTGCTGCAGACCTTCGAGCGCATTCGGGCGCGGTTCAATCCGGACCTGTCAATCCTCGGCGTGGCGCTAACGATGTACGATCGCCGGAATCGGCTGACCGATCAGGTCGCGGACGATGTGCGGGCCTGTCTCGGCGACCTCGTGTTCAAGACGGTCATCCCGCGCAACGTGCGCCTCTCGGAAGCCCCCAGCCACGGGCTGCCCGCCCTTATCTACGACATGCGCTGTGCCGGATCGGAAGCCTATATGGCGCTCGCGCGCGAACTGATCGAGAAGCTTCCCAAGGAGACCGTAGCGGCATGA
- the rsmG gene encoding 16S rRNA (guanine(527)-N(7))-methyltransferase RsmG — MTEEEAQAWLSDQGWWDGPTGDRLRTFVDLVLEEAGRQNLISVGTKASIWARHIVDSAQLLTHAVSDQTPADGLWLDLGTGAGFPGLVIGCLREAPIRLVEVRPLRVAFLKRCAEALDLGHVEVVQSKVESAGFDRPAAVISARAYAPLDRLLATAHHLADENTIWLLPKGRSSEKELEIVRPDWQAVFHVEQSVTDAESAILTVRQLKKRVPVRATDKKPVSSRRNGKRRKAAATSARPKGQS, encoded by the coding sequence ATGACGGAGGAAGAGGCGCAAGCGTGGCTCTCCGATCAAGGCTGGTGGGATGGTCCAACCGGGGATAGGCTGCGGACTTTTGTGGACCTCGTACTGGAAGAGGCCGGCCGGCAGAACCTCATTTCTGTTGGGACCAAGGCATCCATTTGGGCGCGGCATATTGTAGACTCCGCCCAGTTGCTAACTCATGCGGTATCCGATCAAACGCCCGCCGATGGACTGTGGCTGGACCTCGGAACCGGCGCTGGGTTTCCGGGCCTGGTTATCGGCTGCTTGCGCGAGGCGCCGATTCGTCTCGTAGAGGTCCGTCCCTTACGAGTCGCTTTCCTCAAACGCTGTGCCGAAGCTCTCGATCTTGGTCACGTGGAGGTGGTTCAATCCAAGGTGGAATCGGCCGGATTTGATCGGCCCGCCGCGGTGATCAGTGCTCGCGCTTATGCGCCTTTGGATCGACTGCTCGCCACAGCGCATCATTTGGCGGACGAAAACACAATCTGGCTGCTTCCCAAGGGCCGGAGCAGTGAGAAGGAACTGGAAATTGTCCGACCGGACTGGCAAGCTGTGTTTCACGTGGAACAAAGCGTCACGGACGCCGAAAGCGCCATTCTAACAGTCCGCCAGCTGAAAAAACGTGTCCCGGTCAGAGCGACCGATAAAAAGCCGGTCAGTTCGAGACGGAATGGCAAGAGGCGCAAAGCGGCAGCGACGTCGGCGAGGCCAAAAGGACAGTCATGA